Proteins co-encoded in one Salvia splendens isolate huo1 chromosome 4, SspV2, whole genome shotgun sequence genomic window:
- the LOC121800662 gene encoding protein FANTASTIC FOUR 4-like — MSSNSRTSQISKSRWEPEPYSTVSWAHPDNQSTGCPDNNMNDTKATGCWDFLHNAKNTNTHGFKQAATNPSIFLLSTKGLDMCTEILGSESGSHIDPSLDIFSDNTQERQYSSNIKPREIGKKTKQTSSFPPPLTSITSVKVEAQRGGGRLVITVLASSSACSVERKNGRLRVFLHKDYYYIPSDQRNMKECGRKIRRNYKCGDESDNKSLTSLPLRVAFT; from the coding sequence ATGTCGTCCAACTCGAGAACATCCCAAATCTCAAAATCCCGGTGGGAACCGGAACCATACTCCACGGTTTCATGGGCTCACCCGGACAACCAGAGTACTGGTTGTCCGGACAACAACATGAACGACACAAAGGCCACCGGGTGCTGGgatttcttgcataatgccaaAAACACTAATACACATGGATTCAAACAGGCAGCCACAAATCCATCAATATTCTTACTAAGCACTAAGGGCTTAGACATGTGCACAGAGATATTAGGGAGTGAAAGTGGAAGCCACATTGATccaagtctcgacatattctcGGACAACACACAAGAGCGACAATATTCGAGCAACATCAAGCCTCGGGAAATTGGCAAGAAAACAAAACAGACTAGCAGTTTCCCACCACCGCTCACCTCCATCACCAGTGTTAAAGTGGAGGCTCAGCGTGGAGGCGGCCGGCTAGTGATCACGGTCCTCGCCTCCTCATCCGCCTGCAGCGTGGAGCGCAAAAATGGGAGGCTGAGGGTGTTTCTGCACAAGGATTATTACTACATCCCTAGTGACCAACGAAACATGAAAGAATGTGGAAGGAAAATTAGGCGCAATTATAAATGTGGAGATGAGAGTGACAACAAAAGCCTAACTAGTTTGCCACTGCGTGTCGCTTTTACCTAA